A window of the Phalacrocorax carbo chromosome 26, bPhaCar2.1, whole genome shotgun sequence genome harbors these coding sequences:
- the LOC135317431 gene encoding uncharacterized protein LOC135317431, which produces MAGGDGYPASRLGSRADTLGYRMGPQRAKYEAERGKSSQRSSEVLKEILKDLDKAALEMDRETAENEALQEGGSHAVPVSDDRRGAIQSVEVPGVDGTRNRNAMDPKAFQKYCIEGAVAVVGSILLGMVFCCVIRLWRKRRRRLAAASRARPDTSSCPSHPDTWTAHPSTSKSWTQHQQPSHVPGKAAHQPRSTGGEPASTGGEPASTSPDGRPARPPPPRPKWLSNSASQVLRDRPSTLRAPEKRQPPPRPPSPFLQPSCKGLGQSRQDMDLGSNGECEGQ; this is translated from the exons ATGGCTGGAGGCGATGGATATCCAGCTTCCCGTCTGGGTTCCCGGGCTGACACGCTGGGATATCGCATGG GTCCCCAAAGAGCAAAGTATGAAGCTGAAAGAGGCAAGTCTTCCCAGCGGTCATCAGAAGTCCTGAAGGAAATCCTGAAGGACCTGGACAAGGCAGCGCTTG AGATGGACCGTGAGACTGCGGAGAATGAGGCGCTTCAGGAAGGAGGCAGTCACGCGGTGCCAGTCTCTGATGACAGAAGAGGGGCAATTCAGTCAGTGGAGGTGCCAG GCGTGGATGGCACgagaaacagaaatgctatGGATCCAAAAGCTTTCCAGAAGTACTGCATAGAAGGCGCCGTGGCGGTCGTGGGCTCCATATTGCTTGGGatggttttctgttgtgtgaTCCGCctgtggaggaagagaaggcG GCGCCTCGCCGCAGCTTCGAGAGCCCGGCCCGacaccagcagctgcccctcACACCCGGACACCTGGactgcccaccccagcacctccaAGAGCTGGACCCAACACCAGCAGCCGTCACATGTGCCTGGAAAAGCGGCCCACCAGCCACGGAGCACCGGCGGGGAACCAGCCAGCACCGGCGGGGAACCAGCCTCCACCAGCCCGGACGgccgcccggcccgcccgcctccGCCCCGGCCCAAATGGCTGTCCAACTCAGCCAGCCAGGTGTTGCGGGACCGGCCCAGCACCCTCCGGGCCCCGGAGAAACGGCAaccaccccctcgccccccaagcccatttctccagccctcctgcaAGGGCCTGGGGCAGTCCCGCCAGGATATGGATTTGGGGAGCAACGGGGAATGCGAGGGCCAATAG